One region of Pseudomonas sp. ABC1 genomic DNA includes:
- the birA gene encoding bifunctional biotin--[acetyl-CoA-carboxylase] ligase/biotin operon repressor BirA, which translates to MYKLLQLLSDGRFHSGAELGASLGVTRAAVWKRLRLLEKSFPVPLERVSGKGYRLASPLSLLDEAGLSSVLRPLGWSLFLYEEADSTNAEALRLLQRLVTPSFVVVAESQTAGRGRRGRQWSSPPALNLYCSFVLQIEDGGRHLPGMSLVVGLAVVDALRKMGVSGVGLKWPNDVYVGGKKVAGILLELTGDPADQCHVVIGIGINVNMMDSGGEGIGQPWVSLRSVLGRCVDRNELLGCLALSLSGYIERHMAEGFAALRAEWESLNVWQGLVCRLSAGPQDVVGRMLGVDDHGALCLDVGGHVRAFSGGELSLRLEHDS; encoded by the coding sequence ATGTACAAATTGCTGCAGTTGCTTAGCGATGGTCGCTTTCACTCTGGAGCTGAGCTGGGCGCTTCGCTTGGCGTAACCAGGGCTGCGGTGTGGAAAAGGCTGCGGCTTTTGGAGAAAAGCTTTCCTGTCCCCCTGGAGCGAGTGTCCGGTAAAGGTTATCGACTGGCTTCTCCTTTATCTCTTCTGGATGAGGCAGGCCTGTCATCTGTTCTGCGTCCGCTCGGATGGAGCCTCTTCCTTTATGAGGAGGCGGACTCTACAAATGCAGAGGCGCTTCGGCTATTGCAGCGCCTGGTCACTCCTTCCTTCGTTGTCGTAGCTGAGTCTCAAACGGCGGGGCGGGGTCGTCGAGGGCGGCAGTGGTCCAGTCCTCCTGCGCTCAACCTCTACTGTAGTTTTGTGCTCCAGATCGAGGATGGGGGGCGACATCTGCCAGGTATGAGTCTGGTCGTTGGTCTTGCTGTTGTTGATGCATTGCGCAAGATGGGCGTATCTGGAGTGGGGCTCAAGTGGCCCAATGATGTCTATGTGGGGGGAAAGAAAGTTGCCGGGATCCTGCTTGAGCTGACGGGGGATCCGGCTGATCAATGCCATGTTGTGATCGGTATTGGCATCAATGTGAACATGATGGACTCTGGCGGTGAGGGGATAGGTCAGCCGTGGGTGTCCCTGCGTTCTGTTTTGGGTAGATGCGTTGATCGTAATGAGCTTCTGGGGTGCCTTGCTCTTTCTCTCTCCGGCTATATAGAGCGACACATGGCTGAGGGGTTCGCTGCTCTGCGGGCGGAGTGGGAGTCCCTGAATGTATGGCAGGGACTTGTCTGCAGGTTAAGTGCTGGTCCGCAGGACGTTGTAGGGCGAATGCTTGGTGTGGATGATCATGGCGCTCTGTGTCTGGACGTTGGCGGGCACGTACGTGCTTTCAGTGGTGGAGAGTTGAGTCTGAGGCTGGAACATGATTCTTGA
- a CDS encoding type III pantothenate kinase, translating to MILELDCGNSFLKWRTLSSTCASAATVRIADGLNALLRQLGEVEGAVSSIRMVSVRSDEETLEVSKAVSLLLGCPVSQALPSEALAGVSNGYLDYRRLGMDRWLAIVAAYNLAREACLVIDLGTAVTVDWVDGAGRHLGGYICPGIPSLRQQLQSHTQRIRYDLVDDVFLGDLSPGRSTAEAVERGCLIMLRAYIEGQIASAVRLLGEGVPVYVTGGDGALVDGMDSVCLVPDLVFRGLALACPV from the coding sequence ATGATTCTTGAGTTGGACTGCGGGAACAGCTTTCTGAAGTGGCGAACTCTTTCGAGTACTTGTGCGAGCGCTGCGACTGTTCGAATTGCTGATGGGCTCAATGCACTCCTGCGGCAGTTGGGGGAGGTTGAGGGGGCAGTGTCCTCTATTCGTATGGTCAGTGTGCGCAGTGATGAGGAAACGCTTGAGGTCTCGAAGGCTGTATCTCTTCTACTGGGTTGTCCTGTATCGCAGGCTTTGCCTTCTGAGGCGTTGGCGGGGGTTTCCAATGGTTACCTGGACTATCGCCGGCTAGGCATGGATCGCTGGCTTGCGATCGTTGCTGCGTACAATCTGGCGCGAGAAGCGTGTCTTGTGATCGATCTGGGAACGGCGGTGACTGTTGACTGGGTTGATGGGGCGGGTCGGCACCTTGGTGGTTATATATGCCCGGGGATCCCTTCCCTGAGGCAGCAGCTCCAATCACATACGCAGCGGATTCGCTATGACCTGGTAGACGATGTCTTCCTTGGTGACCTGTCACCTGGGCGCTCTACGGCAGAGGCTGTAGAGCGGGGGTGTTTAATAATGCTGCGCGCTTATATAGAGGGGCAGATTGCCAGTGCTGTGCGTCTTCTGGGAGAGGGGGTTCCTGTGTACGTGACTGGTGGTGATGGTGCGCTCGTTGATGGAATGGATTCTGTCTGCCTTGTCCCGGACTTGGTTTTCCGTGGTTTGGCTCTGGCTTGTCCGGTATAG
- a CDS encoding SPOR domain-containing protein has protein sequence MRWLFLLLLILNVFFCVQYQYRAPHAVIQAREMLPPQGGVIQLLSESQGVAEKERQVDCLFLGGLDTEASLLDLRQRLLSLDINSTLQALDSVSGEDSWVYLPPLGSRAASLQQLRDLQARNVDGYIITDGDLAGGVSLGIFLRKTEVDSLLARLQQLGFEAEVRTLPRVHRKFWLKVAPEDRRLVSPEVLAVVSASISNMQVEEMQCKVVATDGIVE, from the coding sequence ATGCGTTGGCTCTTTTTGCTATTGCTGATATTGAATGTGTTCTTTTGTGTTCAATATCAGTACCGAGCACCACATGCAGTCATTCAAGCGCGGGAGATGCTGCCTCCACAGGGCGGTGTTATTCAGCTGCTGAGTGAGTCTCAGGGGGTAGCTGAGAAAGAAAGGCAAGTCGACTGCCTCTTCCTTGGGGGGCTCGATACAGAGGCTTCCCTGTTGGATCTTCGCCAGCGTTTGCTGAGCCTGGACATAAATTCTACTTTGCAGGCGCTTGACTCTGTGTCAGGTGAGGATTCGTGGGTCTATCTGCCTCCCTTGGGCTCTCGAGCTGCGTCGCTGCAGCAGCTACGAGATTTGCAGGCTCGCAATGTCGACGGTTATATCATCACTGATGGTGATCTGGCTGGTGGTGTTTCCCTAGGCATATTCTTGCGTAAGACAGAGGTAGATAGCCTGCTCGCAAGGCTTCAGCAGCTCGGCTTCGAGGCGGAGGTCCGGACGTTGCCCAGGGTGCACAGGAAATTCTGGTTGAAGGTCGCTCCTGAGGATAGGCGTCTGGTCTCTCCAGAGGTGCTTGCGGTCGTGTCGGCATCGATTTCGAATATGCAGGTCGAGGAAATGCAATGCAAAGTTGTTGCAACTGACGGGATCGTTGAATAG
- the tuf gene encoding elongation factor Tu — MAKEKFERNKPHVNVGTIGHVDHGKTTLTAALTRVCSEVFGSAKVDFDKIDSAPEEKARGITINTAHVEYDSNIRHYAHVDCPGHADYVKNMITGAAQMDGAILVCSAADGPMPQTREHILLSRQVGVPYIVVFLNKADVVDDAELLELVEMEVRDLLSTYDFPGDDTPIIIGSALMALNGQDDNELGTTAVKKLVETLDSYIPEPVRAIDRPFLMPIEDVFSISGRGTVVTGRVERGIVKIQEEIEIVGLRPTTKTTCTGVEMFRKLLDEGRAGENCGVLLRGTKRDDVERGQVLAKPGTIKPHTKFEAEVYVLSKEEGGRHTPFFKGYRPQFYFRTTDVTGSCELPEGVEMVMPGDNVKMVVTLIKPIAMEDGLRFAIREGGRTVGAGVVAKIVE; from the coding sequence ATGGCTAAAGAAAAATTCGAACGTAACAAACCGCACGTCAACGTTGGCACCATTGGTCACGTTGACCATGGTAAAACCACTCTGACCGCTGCTCTGACTCGCGTCTGCTCCGAAGTGTTCGGTTCGGCCAAGGTCGACTTCGACAAGATCGATAGCGCTCCGGAAGAGAAGGCTCGCGGTATCACCATCAACACTGCGCACGTAGAGTACGACTCCAACATTCGTCACTACGCGCACGTTGACTGCCCGGGTCACGCCGACTACGTGAAGAACATGATCACCGGTGCTGCCCAGATGGACGGCGCGATCCTGGTTTGCTCGGCTGCTGACGGCCCCATGCCGCAGACTCGCGAGCACATCCTGCTGTCCCGTCAGGTAGGTGTTCCTTACATCGTCGTGTTCCTGAACAAGGCTGATGTTGTTGACGACGCCGAGCTGCTGGAACTGGTCGAAATGGAAGTTCGTGACCTGCTGAGCACTTACGACTTCCCGGGTGATGACACTCCGATCATCATCGGTTCCGCTCTGATGGCCCTGAACGGCCAGGACGACAACGAGCTGGGTACTACCGCGGTCAAGAAGCTGGTCGAAACACTGGACAGCTACATTCCTGAGCCGGTTCGTGCCATCGATCGTCCGTTCCTGATGCCGATCGAGGACGTGTTCTCGATTTCCGGTCGCGGTACTGTTGTGACTGGTCGTGTGGAGCGCGGTATCGTCAAGATCCAGGAAGAGATCGAGATCGTCGGTCTGCGTCCGACCACCAAGACCACCTGCACCGGTGTCGAGATGTTCCGCAAGCTGCTCGACGAGGGTCGTGCTGGCGAGAACTGCGGCGTACTGCTGCGCGGCACCAAGCGTGATGACGTCGAGCGTGGTCAGGTTCTGGCCAAGCCGGGCACCATCAAGCCGCACACCAAGTTCGAAGCAGAAGTGTACGTTCTGTCCAAAGAAGAAGGTGGTCGTCATACCCCGTTCTTCAAGGGCTACCGTCCGCAGTTCTACTTCCGTACCACTGACGTGACCGGTTCGTGCGAACTGCCGGAAGGCGTTGAGATGGTCATGCCGGGCGACAACGTGAAAATGGTTGTCACCCTGATCAAGCCGATCGCCATGGAAGACGGCCTGCGCTTCGCTATTCGCGAAGGCGGTCGTACCGTTGGTGCTGGCGTGGTTGCCAAGATCGTCGAATAA
- the secE gene encoding preprotein translocase subunit SecE: MNIKAEASGSRLDMVKWLVVAALVVVAVVGNQYYSAEPILYRVLALLVVAAIASVVAFQTAKGRAFFTLLKEARVEIRKVVWPTRQETTQTTLIVVVVVLVMALLLWGLDSLLGWLVSMVVG; encoded by the coding sequence ATGAATATCAAAGCTGAAGCCAGTGGCTCGCGCCTCGACATGGTCAAGTGGCTTGTTGTGGCTGCTTTGGTTGTTGTTGCTGTTGTGGGTAATCAGTATTACTCGGCTGAGCCGATCCTATACAGGGTCCTGGCTTTGCTTGTTGTGGCGGCAATTGCTTCTGTCGTTGCTTTTCAGACTGCAAAAGGGCGTGCTTTCTTCACTCTTTTGAAAGAGGCGCGTGTAGAGATTCGCAAGGTCGTGTGGCCGACTCGTCAGGAAACGACCCAGACTACGCTTATCGTGGTGGTTGTGGTTCTGGTCATGGCGTTGTTGCTGTGGGGGTTGGATTCCCTGCTGGGTTGGCTGGTCTCCATGGTCGTAGGTTAA
- the nusG gene encoding transcription termination/antitermination protein NusG, with the protein MAKRWYVVHAYSGYEKHVMRSLVERVKLAGMEDEFGEILVPTEEVVEMRNGQKRKSERKFFPGYVLVHMDMNEGTWHLVKDTPRVMGFIGGTADKPAPITDKEADAILRRVADGSDKPKPKTLFEPGETVRVADGPFADFNGVVEEVNYEKSRIQVAVLIFGRSTPVELEFSQVEKI; encoded by the coding sequence GTGGCTAAGCGTTGGTATGTTGTGCATGCTTACTCGGGTTACGAGAAGCATGTAATGCGTTCCCTGGTAGAGCGCGTCAAGCTTGCCGGCATGGAAGATGAGTTTGGCGAGATTCTGGTTCCCACTGAAGAAGTGGTTGAGATGCGTAATGGCCAGAAGCGCAAAAGTGAACGCAAATTCTTTCCGGGTTATGTGCTCGTTCATATGGATATGAATGAAGGTACGTGGCACTTGGTAAAAGATACTCCTCGAGTGATGGGCTTTATCGGCGGCACTGCAGACAAGCCGGCCCCCATCACGGATAAAGAGGCTGACGCTATCCTGCGTCGCGTTGCTGATGGCAGTGACAAGCCCAAGCCAAAAACGTTGTTCGAGCCGGGTGAAACGGTTCGCGTTGCTGATGGTCCTTTTGCGGACTTCAATGGCGTGGTCGAAGAGGTTAATTACGAAAAAAGCCGCATTCAAGTTGCAGTGCTTATTTTCGGTCGCTCCACTCCGGTGGAGTTGGAGTTCAGTCAGGTCGAGAAGATCTGA
- the rplK gene encoding 50S ribosomal protein L11 codes for MAKKIQAYIKLQVKAGQANPSPPVGPALGQHGVNIMEFCKAFNARTQGQEPGLPTPVIITVYSDRSFTFETKSTPAAVLLKKAAGVASGSARPNTQKVGTVTRAQLEEIAKVKNADLTAADLEAAVRTIAGSARSIGLNVEGV; via the coding sequence ATGGCTAAGAAGATTCAAGCTTACATCAAGCTTCAGGTAAAGGCCGGTCAGGCCAATCCGTCGCCACCTGTTGGTCCTGCTCTGGGTCAGCATGGTGTGAATATCATGGAGTTCTGCAAGGCGTTCAATGCGCGCACTCAGGGTCAAGAGCCCGGTCTGCCGACTCCTGTGATCATCACCGTATATAGCGACCGCAGTTTCACTTTCGAAACCAAAAGTACGCCTGCTGCCGTTCTGCTGAAGAAGGCTGCCGGTGTGGCTAGCGGCTCTGCTCGCCCCAATACTCAGAAAGTCGGCACCGTTACCCGTGCTCAACTGGAAGAGATCGCCAAGGTCAAGAATGCGGACCTCACCGCTGCTGATCTGGAAGCTGCCGTGCGTACCATCGCTGGTTCCGCTCGCAGTATCGGTCTGAACGTGGAGGGCGTGTAA
- the rplA gene encoding 50S ribosomal protein L1 → MAKLTKRQKVFAEKVEAGKQYGFEDAAKLLSDLSAVKFTESFDIAINLGVDPRKSDQVVRGATVLPNGTGKTVRVAVFTQGPAAEAALAAGADRVGMDELAAEMKGGDLNYDVVIASPDAMRVVGQLGQVLGPRGLMPNPKVGTVTPDVATAVKNAKAGQVRFRTDKNGIIHSSVGKVGFEAVQLKQNVEALLSDLKRLKPSTSKGIYVKRVTLSTTMGPGLIIDQASLDA, encoded by the coding sequence ATGGCTAAGTTGACCAAGCGTCAGAAGGTTTTCGCCGAGAAGGTTGAAGCCGGCAAGCAATACGGTTTCGAAGATGCGGCCAAGCTGCTCTCCGATCTGTCCGCTGTCAAATTCACCGAGTCTTTCGATATCGCCATCAATCTGGGTGTCGATCCTCGTAAGTCCGACCAGGTCGTTCGTGGTGCTACCGTTCTTCCGAACGGCACCGGCAAGACCGTTCGTGTCGCTGTGTTCACTCAAGGGCCTGCTGCAGAAGCGGCTCTGGCTGCCGGCGCTGATCGTGTTGGTATGGATGAACTGGCTGCCGAAATGAAAGGTGGCGACCTGAACTATGACGTAGTCATCGCATCTCCTGATGCCATGCGCGTTGTTGGTCAGTTGGGTCAGGTGCTCGGCCCGCGTGGCCTGATGCCCAACCCGAAGGTCGGTACTGTAACCCCTGACGTGGCTACTGCCGTGAAGAATGCCAAAGCGGGTCAAGTGCGTTTCCGTACTGACAAGAACGGCATCATCCACAGCTCGGTCGGCAAGGTCGGTTTCGAAGCTGTCCAGCTGAAGCAGAACGTAGAAGCTCTGCTGTCCGATCTGAAGCGCTTGAAGCCTTCGACTTCCAAGGGTATCTACGTCAAGCGCGTGACCCTGAGCACTACCATGGGGCCTGGTCTGATCATCGATCAGGCTTCCCTCGACGCGTGA
- the rplJ gene encoding 50S ribosomal protein L10, whose protein sequence is MAIKLEDKKAIVAEVNEAAKAALSAVVADARGVTVGAMTGLRKEAREAGVYVRVVRNTLLKRAVEGTQYDVLNDVFKGPTLIAFSNEHPGAAARLFKEFAKGQDKFEIKAAAFEGQFLAANQIDVLATLPTYDEAISQLMSVIQGATSKLARTLAAVRDQKEAAAA, encoded by the coding sequence GTGGCAATCAAACTCGAAGACAAGAAAGCCATCGTCGCTGAAGTCAACGAGGCTGCCAAAGCTGCCCTTTCCGCTGTCGTGGCTGATGCCCGTGGCGTGACTGTGGGGGCCATGACCGGACTCCGTAAAGAGGCCCGCGAAGCTGGTGTGTACGTACGTGTCGTGCGTAACACCCTGCTCAAGCGCGCCGTTGAAGGCACTCAATATGACGTGCTCAACGACGTGTTCAAAGGCCCGACCCTGATTGCATTCTCCAACGAGCACCCGGGCGCTGCTGCCCGTCTGTTCAAGGAGTTCGCCAAGGGTCAGGACAAGTTCGAGATCAAGGCCGCTGCATTCGAGGGTCAGTTCCTCGCAGCCAACCAGATCGACGTACTGGCAACTCTGCCGACCTATGACGAAGCCATTTCGCAACTGATGAGCGTTATCCAAGGCGCCACCAGCAAGCTGGCTCGTACTCTGGCAGCTGTTCGCGATCAGAAAGAAGCCGCTGCTGCCTGA
- the rplL gene encoding 50S ribosomal protein L7/L12: protein MALTNEEIIEAVAQKSVLEIVELIKAFEEKFGVTAAAATVAAAGPAAAAAEEQTEFTIVLAEAGDKKVNVIKAVRELTGLGLKEAKAVVDGAPGVVKEGVSKEEAEAAKKALEEAGAKVELK, encoded by the coding sequence ATGGCTCTGACCAACGAAGAAATCATCGAAGCAGTTGCCCAGAAATCCGTTCTGGAAATCGTCGAGCTGATCAAGGCTTTCGAAGAGAAGTTCGGTGTTACTGCCGCCGCCGCTACCGTTGCTGCTGCTGGCCCGGCTGCTGCCGCTGCTGAAGAGCAAACCGAGTTCACCATCGTCCTGGCCGAAGCTGGCGACAAGAAAGTCAACGTGATCAAGGCTGTTCGCGAACTGACTGGCCTGGGTCTGAAAGAAGCCAAGGCTGTTGTCGATGGTGCTCCGGGCGTTGTCAAAGAAGGTGTTTCGAAAGAAGAAGCCGAAGCTGCCAAGAAAGCCCTGGAAGAAGCAGGCGCCAAAGTCGAGCTCAAGTAA
- the rpoB gene encoding DNA-directed RNA polymerase subunit beta, whose product MAYSYTEKKRIRKDFSKLPHVMDVPYLLAIQLDSYREFLQAGLNKDQFRDIGLHAAFKSVFPIISYSGNAALEYVGYRLGDPAFDVKECVLRGVTFAVPLRVRVRLIIFDKESSSKAIKDIKEQEVYMGEIPLMTENGTFIINGTERVIVSQLHRSPGVFFDHDRGKTHSSGKLLYSARIIPYRGSWLDFEFDPKDAVFVRIDRRRKLPASVLLRALNYSTEEILDAFYDTNVFHVKGETLTLELVPQRLRGEIAAFDIRDGSGKVLVEQGRRITARHINQLDKAAIKELELPMEYVLGRTTAKAIVHPATGEILAECNTELTVDLLAKLVKAQVVRFETLYTNDIDCGPFISDTLKIDSTTNQLEALVEIYRMMRPGEPPTKDAAETLFNNLFFAPERYDLSAVGRMKFNRRIGRTEIEGSGVLSREDIVAVLKTLVDIRNGKGIVDDIDHLGNRRVRCVGEMAENQFRVGLVRVERAVKERLSMAESEGLMPQDLINAKPVAAAVKEFFGSSQLSQFMDQNNPLSEITHKRRVSALGPGGLTRERAGFEVRDVHPTHYGRVCPIETPEGPNIGLINSLAAYARTNQYGFLESPYRVVKDANVTDEIVFLSAIEEADHVIAQASAKLEGTQLVDELVTVRHLNEFTVKAPEDVTLMDVSPRQVVSVAASLIPFLEHDDANRALMGSNMQRQAVPTLRSDKPLVGTGMERNVARDSGVCVVARRGGVIDSVDASRIVVRVHDAEVETGEAGVDIYNLTKYTRSNQNTCINQRPLVSKGDVVERSDIMADGPSTDMGELALGQNMRVAFMPWNGYNFEDSILLSERVVQEDRFTTIHIQELTCVSRDTKLGPEEITADIPNVGEAALNKLDEAGIVYVGAEVGAGDILVGKVTPKGETQLTPEEKLLRAIFGEKASDVKDTSLRVPTGTKGTVIDVQVFIRDGVERDSRALAIEKMQLDEIRKDLNEEFRIVEGATFERLRSALVGATVEGGAGLKKGLVITDEVLDNIEHGQWFKLRMSEDALNEQLEKAQAYLSDRRQLLDDKFEDKKRKLQQGDDLAPGVLKIVKVYLAIKRRIQPGDKMAGRHGNKGVVSVIMPVEDMPHDANGTPVDIVLNPLGVPSRMNVGQILETHLGLAAKGLGEKINRMLEEQRKIAELRKFLSEIYNEIGGRQEDLESFSDQEIIALAKNLKNGVPMATPVFDGAKEREIKAMLKLADLPESGQMQLFDGRTGNAFERTTTVGYMYMLKLNHLVDDKMHARSTGSYSLVTQQPLGGKAQFGGQRFGEMEVWALEAYGAAYTLQEMLTVKSDDVNGRTKMYKNIVDGDHRMEAGMPESFNVLIKEIRSLGIDIDLETE is encoded by the coding sequence ATGGCTTACTCATACACTGAGAAAAAACGTATCCGCAAGGACTTTAGCAAGTTACCGCACGTGATGGACGTGCCGTATCTTTTGGCCATCCAGCTGGATTCGTATCGCGAATTCCTGCAGGCGGGACTCAACAAGGATCAGTTCCGCGATATTGGCTTGCATGCCGCTTTCAAATCCGTCTTCCCGATCATCAGCTATTCCGGCAATGCAGCGCTGGAGTATGTTGGCTATCGCCTGGGTGATCCTGCCTTCGACGTGAAGGAGTGCGTTCTGCGGGGCGTGACGTTCGCCGTTCCGCTGCGTGTCCGTGTACGCCTGATCATTTTCGACAAGGAGTCGTCGAGCAAAGCGATCAAGGACATCAAGGAGCAGGAAGTCTACATGGGGGAAATTCCCCTGATGACCGAGAACGGTACCTTCATCATCAACGGTACCGAGCGCGTCATCGTTTCCCAGTTGCACCGTTCGCCGGGTGTGTTCTTCGACCATGACCGTGGCAAGACCCACAGCTCCGGAAAACTGCTGTACTCCGCGCGCATCATTCCTTACCGCGGTTCCTGGCTCGATTTCGAATTCGATCCGAAGGACGCGGTTTTCGTGCGTATCGACCGTCGCCGCAAGTTGCCGGCATCGGTTCTGCTGCGTGCTCTGAACTACAGCACCGAAGAAATCCTCGATGCCTTCTACGACACCAACGTCTTCCATGTGAAGGGTGAGACCCTGACTCTGGAGTTGGTGCCGCAGCGTCTGCGTGGCGAGATTGCCGCTTTCGATATCCGTGATGGAAGCGGCAAGGTTCTGGTCGAGCAAGGTCGTCGGATCACTGCGCGCCATATCAACCAGCTCGACAAGGCAGCTATCAAAGAGCTCGAGCTGCCGATGGAGTATGTGCTGGGGCGCACCACTGCCAAGGCTATCGTGCACCCGGCTACCGGCGAAATCCTCGCCGAGTGCAACACCGAGCTGACCGTCGACCTGTTGGCCAAGCTGGTCAAGGCGCAAGTGGTTCGCTTTGAAACGCTGTACACCAACGATATCGACTGCGGTCCGTTCATCTCCGATACCTTGAAGATCGACTCGACCACCAACCAGTTGGAAGCGCTGGTCGAAATCTACCGCATGATGCGTCCTGGTGAGCCGCCAACCAAGGATGCCGCGGAGACACTGTTCAACAACCTGTTCTTCGCACCCGAGCGCTACGACCTGTCCGCTGTGGGTCGGATGAAGTTCAACCGTCGTATCGGTCGCACCGAGATCGAAGGTTCTGGCGTCCTGAGCCGTGAAGATATCGTCGCTGTGCTGAAGACCCTGGTCGACATCCGCAACGGTAAAGGCATCGTCGATGACATCGACCACCTGGGTAACCGTCGTGTGCGTTGTGTCGGCGAGATGGCCGAGAACCAGTTCCGTGTTGGCCTCGTGCGTGTCGAGCGTGCGGTCAAGGAGCGTCTCTCCATGGCCGAGAGCGAAGGCCTGATGCCGCAGGACCTGATCAACGCCAAGCCAGTCGCAGCGGCGGTGAAGGAGTTCTTCGGTTCCAGTCAGCTCTCGCAGTTCATGGACCAGAACAACCCGCTCTCCGAGATCACCCACAAGCGCCGTGTTTCCGCACTCGGCCCGGGCGGTCTGACCCGTGAGCGTGCAGGCTTCGAAGTCCGTGACGTACACCCGACCCATTACGGCCGTGTATGCCCGATCGAAACGCCGGAAGGTCCGAACATCGGCCTGATCAACTCCCTGGCAGCCTATGCGCGCACCAACCAGTACGGCTTCTTGGAAAGCCCGTACCGTGTGGTCAAGGACGCCAACGTCACCGACGAGATCGTTTTCCTGTCGGCGATCGAAGAGGCTGATCATGTGATCGCCCAGGCCAGTGCCAAACTCGAAGGCACCCAACTGGTCGATGAGCTGGTAACCGTCCGTCACCTGAACGAGTTCACCGTCAAGGCGCCGGAAGACGTCACCCTGATGGACGTTTCTCCTCGCCAGGTCGTATCCGTTGCTGCGTCGCTGATTCCGTTCCTCGAGCATGACGATGCCAACCGTGCATTGATGGGCTCGAACATGCAGCGTCAGGCTGTTCCGACGCTGCGCTCCGACAAGCCGCTGGTCGGTACCGGCATGGAGCGCAACGTCGCCCGTGACTCCGGCGTCTGCGTGGTCGCTCGTCGTGGTGGTGTGATCGACTCGGTCGATGCCAGCCGTATCGTCGTGCGTGTGCATGACGCGGAAGTCGAGACTGGCGAGGCCGGTGTCGACATCTACAACCTGACCAAATACACCCGTTCCAACCAGAACACCTGCATCAACCAGCGCCCGCTGGTGAGCAAGGGTGATGTGGTCGAGCGCAGCGACATCATGGCCGATGGTCCTTCCACCGACATGGGTGAGCTGGCCCTGGGCCAGAACATGCGCGTCGCGTTCATGCCCTGGAACGGTTACAACTTCGAAGACTCCATCCTCCTTTCCGAGCGTGTGGTCCAGGAAGATCGCTTCACCACTATCCACATCCAGGAACTGACCTGCGTATCGCGCGATACCAAGCTCGGCCCAGAGGAAATCACTGCGGACATTCCGAACGTCGGTGAGGCCGCCCTGAACAAGCTGGATGAGGCGGGTATCGTCTATGTCGGTGCCGAAGTGGGCGCTGGCGATATCCTGGTAGGTAAGGTCACGCCTAAGGGCGAGACGCAACTGACCCCGGAAGAGAAGCTGCTGCGTGCGATCTTCGGTGAGAAGGCCAGCGACGTTAAGGACACTTCCCTGCGCGTTCCTACGGGCACCAAGGGCACTGTCATCGACGTTCAGGTCTTCATTCGTGATGGCGTCGAGCGCGACTCGCGTGCTCTGGCTATCGAGAAGATGCAGCTCGACGAAATCCGCAAGGATCTCAACGAAGAGTTCCGTATCGTCGAAGGTGCGACCTTCGAGCGCCTGCGCTCCGCGCTGGTCGGTGCGACCGTCGAAGGCGGTGCCGGTCTGAAGAAAGGCCTCGTCATCACCGACGAAGTACTCGACAACATCGAACATGGGCAGTGGTTCAAGCTGCGTATGTCCGAGGACGCGCTGAACGAGCAGTTGGAGAAGGCCCAGGCCTACCTGTCCGACCGCCGTCAGCTGCTCGACGACAAGTTCGAAGACAAGAAGCGCAAGCTGCAGCAAGGCGACGATCTGGCGCCGGGCGTGCTGAAAATCGTCAAGGTCTACCTGGCGATCAAGCGTCGCATCCAGCCGGGTGACAAGATGGCTGGCCGTCACGGTAACAAGGGTGTGGTCTCGGTCATCATGCCGGTCGAAGACATGCCGCACGATGCCAATGGCACGCCGGTCGACATCGTCCTCAACCCGCTGGGCGTACCTTCGCGTATGAACGTCGGACAGATTCTCGAAACCCACCTGGGCCTTGCGGCCAAGGGCTTGGGCGAGAAGATCAATCGCATGCTCGAAGAGCAGCGCAAGATCGCCGAGCTGCGCAAGTTCCTCAGCGAGATCTACAACGAGATCGGTGGGCGCCAGGAAGACCTGGAAAGCTTCAGCGATCAGGAAATCATCGCTCTGGCGAAGAACCTCAAGAACGGTGTGCCGATGGCCACTCCGGTCTTCGATGGTGCCAAGGAGCGTGAGATCAAGGCCATGCTGAAGCTGGCCGACCTGCCGGAAAGCGGTCAGATGCAGTTGTTCGATGGTCGTACCGGCAACGCTTTCGAGCGCACCACCACGGTCGGCTACATGTACATGCTGAAGCTGAACCACCTGGTCGATGACAAGATGCACGCCCGTTCCACTGGCTCCTACAGCCTGGTTACCCAGCAACCGCTGGGCGGCAAGGCGCAGTTCGGTGGTCAGCGTTTCGGGGAGATGGAGGTCTGGGCGCTGGAAGCTTATGGCGCCGCCTACACCCTGCAGGAAATGCTGACTGTGAAGTCGGACGATGTGAACGGTCGGACCAAGATGTACAAGAACATCGTGGACGGCGATCACCGCATGGAGGCCGGCATGCCCGAGTCCTTCAACGTGTTGATCAAGGAAATCCGTTCCCTGGGTATCGACATCGATCTGGAAACCGAATAA